The segment GTCGACACCGACGAATATCCACGCGCTGGTGCCTCCATGGATGGTATGGCGAAACTGCGCCCGGCCTTTGCCAAGGAAGGCACGGTTACCGCCGGTAACGCATCGGGCATCAATGACGGTGCCGCCGCTGTTGTGCTGATGAGCGCCGATGAAGCCAAAAAGCGTGGCGTTGAGCCGCTGGCCCGCATCGTCTCATGGGCAACCTGTGGTGTTGATCCGGCGATCATGGGTACCGGCCCGATCCCGGCTTCCCGCAAGGCACTCGAGAAGGCAGGCTGGAAGGTTGAGGACCTCGACCTGATCGAGAGCAATGAAGCCTTTGCTGCACAGTCTCTGGCGGTAGCCAAGGACCTCGGCTTTGACATGGACAAGGTCAATGTGAATGGCGGTGCCATCGCTCTCGGCCACCCGATCGGCGCTTCCGGCGCACGGGTGCTCGTCACCCTGCTGCATGAGATGGGCAAGCGCGATGCCAAGAAAGGTCTCGCCACCCTGTGCATCGGCGGCGGCATGGGTATTGCCATGTGTGTTGAACGCGACTAAGTGAACGCGACCTGATTATCACCGGGCCGGGCGCGCAACACGCGACCGGCCCGATGACCATAAAAAATAACAGTTATCTGGGAGAAAATGATGTCACGTGTGGCAGTAGTAACCGGCGGTACCCGCGGTATCGGTGCCGATATCGCCATTAAACTGAAAGCCGACGGCTACAAGGTTGCGGCGAACTATGCTGGTAACGATGAAAAGGCCGCGAAGTTCAAGGCTGATACCGGTATTGATGTCTTCAAATTCGATGTTGCCGATTTCGACAGTGTGGCCAAGGGCATCGATGAAGTGGCTTCGTCCCTCGGTCCGGTTGAAGTGCTGGTGAACAATGCTGGCATTACCCGCGATGGCATGCTGCACAAGATGGATATCGATGCCTGGCAGGCGGTGATCGACACCAACCTGACCTCCTGTTTCAACCTCTGCCGCGCGGTTGTTCCCGCCATGCGCGAGGCCGGTTTCGGGCGGATCGTCAATATCAGCTCGATCAACGGTCAAAAAGGCCAGATGGGTCAGACCAATTACTCGGCAGCCAAGGCCGGCATGATCGGCTTCACCAAGGCGCTGGCGCAGGAAGGTGCCTTCAAGGGCATTACCGCGAATGTCATTTGCCCGGGTTATATCGCGACCGAGATGACGGGTGCGATGAAGCAGGAAGTACTCGACAGCATTATCAAACAGATCCCGGTTGGCCGTATGGGCAAGCCGGAAGAGATCGCCGATATGGTCGCCTATCTGGTGCGTGATGACAGCGCCTTCATCACCGGTGCTACCTTCTCCGTCAATGGTGGCCAGTACATGGTCTGATCCTGCAGTTCCTGCAATCAGCGAGTAGTTTCATGACATCCGGCCCCGATACCGATCCACGTGCCTATCCGACACGTCCCTGGGTCGGTGTCGGGGCCATTGTCATTCATGCGGGGCGCGTGCTGATGGTCAAGCGCGCCAAGCCGCCAGAGCAGGGCAAATGGAGCCTGCCGGGCGGCTCGCTTGATCTCGGTGAAACCTGCGCCGAGGCCGCCATTCGTGAGGTGGCGGAGGAAACCGGCATCGTTGCGGAAGCGGTATCGGTCCTGACTGCTGTTGATCGTATTGACCGCGATGCCGATGGCGCCGTGCAGTACCATTATCTGCTGGTGGATGTTGTGGCGCGCTATGTCAGCGGCGAGCCGGTTGCTGGCGATGATGCGCTGGAGGCGGCATGGATACCGGTGGATCGGCTCGATCAGCATGGCATCTGGGATGAAACCCGGCGGGTGATCCTGATGGCAGCAGGGATAGAGTAGGGAGAGCAACGCCATGTCGTTCATGGAATGGTATATGGTGATCGCCTGTTTCGGCACGGCACTGCTCTGTCTTTACTGGCATTGCCGGGCAATCTGGCTCTGGCTCAGCATTCCGAACTGGCCGCGGGTTGAGGCAGTGGTGCGCAAATCCATAATTCGGCAGAAATCATCGCGGCATCGGCATTATGCGCTCGATATCGAGTTCGGCTATCGCTTCCGGGGCGAGGACTATATCGGTCGCCAGCCCGTACCTGGCGGTCTGGTCACCCAGACAAAACAGGGCGTGGAGGCGGTTGCTGCCACCATGGCCGAGGGCACGGTGCTCAAGGTGCATGTCAATCCGCGCCGCCCGCGTGAGGCCTATGCCGCGCCGGTGGCATCTCGCCCTGCTGATCTGTGCGCTGGTTTTCGGTGGCGCTGGTACGCTGATCCTTTACAAGGTCAATCCCGATGCCCGCACAGTGATCGACGGCATCCTGAAACCGGAACCGGAATAGAATAGGCCATGTCGGTCTCGCCTGATGCTCCCTTGCCAGATGCTCCAGCAACCGATGTCCATGTCAAGGCGACCCTGATCGGCGCAACCGCTGTGCTACTATGGTCGACGCTGGCGCTGTTCACGGTGCTGTCGGGCCGGATACCGCCGTTTCAGCTGCTGGCCATGTCATTTGCCGTCGCCAGCCTGATCGGCCTGATCTGGTCGATCCGCAAGCGCGGCAGCCTGCGGGCGGCCTGTGCCACCTTCCGTCAGCCGTTATCGGTCTGGGCACTCGGGGTTGGCGGGCTGTTCGGCTATCACTTCGCCTATTTTCTGGCCCTGCGTTTGGCACCGCCGGTTGAGGCCAATCTGCTCAACTATCTCTGGCCCCTGCTGATTGTGCTGTTTTCCGCCCTGCTGCCCGGCCACCGCCTGCGCTGGTTTCATCTTGTCGGGGCACTGCTTGGCCTTGCCGGTACCGCGTTGATCATTACCGGTGTCGAGACGGCCAGTTCTGATGATGCCTCATCCTTTGCCGGGCTTGGCGTCGCACTGGCCGCTGCCCTGATCTGGTCGAGCTATTCCGTCCTCAATCGCCGTCTGCCCGATGTGCCGACCGAGACGGTGACCGGGTTTTGCCTCGCCACCAGCCTGCTCGCCATCCCCGCCCATCTGGTGTTCGAGCAAAGCGTCATGCCAACTGCAATCGAATGGCTCGCGGCACTGGCCCTCGGTCTGGGGCCGGTTGGCGGTGCCTTCTTCGTCTGGGATTACGGCACCAAGCGCGGCGACATTCGGGTACTGGGCGCGCTTGCCTATCTGGCACCGCTGCTCTCCACCCTGTCGCTGGTGGTAATCGGCGTGCGTGGCTTTGATTGGCTGCTTGGGCTTGCCTGCCTGCTGATTATCGGCGGGGCGGTGATGGCCAGTGCCGAGATGTGGCGCAAACCCCGCAAAATGACAGAAATGCTAAACTAGTTACCCCGTTATCTGTTTTTGCTTCTTCCTGTCGTGGTTCTGGCGGAAGATTATGGAAAGACAAAAATCGAGCAGCCAGATGACGGGACCGGTGCCAGATCGCCGTATACGGGCGACGATCATTGGGGGATCAGCTATTTTCCTCTGGTCGACGCTCGCCCTGCTGACCGTCAAGACCGGGTCGGTGCCACCACTGCAGCTGCTATTCATGAGCTTTGCCATCGGCGGTATTGCCGGTCTGGTCTGGACCATCCGCCGCAATCCCACACGTAACGCGCTGCAACGCATCTTCCGGCAACCGGCGGCGGTCTGGCTGCTCGGCATCGCCGGTATCTTCGGCAATCATGTCCTGTATTTCTTTGCCCTGAAGATGGGGCCACCGGCAGAGGCGAACCTGATCAACTATATGTATCCGGCGCTGATTATTCTGTTTGCCGCTGTGCTGCTGAAGGAACGGCTGCGTTGGTTCCATATTATCGGCACCGTGACCGGTTTTGCCGGGGCGGCGGTGATTATCCTCAGCGTTGATTACCAGAACCAGCAGATGGCACCGGCACCGGTTCTGGGCCTGCTCGCGGCTGCCGGGTCAGCAGTCAGCTGGGCGCTGTACTCGGTCCTGAACCGCAAGTTCAAACAGGTGCCGACGGAAATCGTGGTCGGCTACACCCTGGCCAGCGCCGCCCTTGCCCTGCCGCTGCATCTGGCGCTGGAAACAACTGTCATGCCCATGCCGGAAGAGCTGTTCGCCATCCTGCTGATGGGCTTGGGGCCTGCCGGGGCGGTGTTCTTCGTCTGGGATTACGGTACCAAGCATGGCGATATACGGGTGGTTAGTGCCCTGCTGTTTTTCACGCCGCTGCTGTCCTCATGGTTGCTGATCATCGCCGGGGTACGGCCCTTCGATATCAGTATCATTCTGGCCTGTCTCCTGATCGTCGGCGGGTCGATTTTCGCCAGTCTGGAAATGTGGCTGCAGGAACCGCCGCTCAGGAATGATCCCGGTCCGACACCCGAACTGGAAGTCATTCCAATCGAGGTTCGAGAAGATCCGGTCGATCCAGCAACTCGGCAAGAACCGCCTGATATACCGCCCGTTTGAACGGAATGATGGCATTGACCACCTCATCGGCGGTGGCCCAGCGCCAGCGGCCGAACTCCTGATGCTTGTCCGCGGTCAGGTCGACGTCATCTTCTGTCCCGGTGAACCGGGCGAGTACCCAGCGCTGGCGCTGACCACGCCATTTGCCGCGCCGGGGATGGTTGCGCATTTCATTCGGGAAATCATAGTAGAATTCAGACGGCGTGACCTGAATGATATCGGCCTTGTCCGTGCCGATCTCTTCCTGCAACTCGCGCAGTGCCGCTTCCTCCACATCCTCACCGGCATCAACACCGCCCTGTGGCATTTGCCACGCGCCCGGCACATCAGTGCGCTCGCCGATAAAGATCATGCCGTGATCATTGATCAGCACAATACCGACACAGGGGCGGTATTCGCTTGGGATACGCTCGATCTGGCGGTCGGTCATGGAAGGTTGGATCAGCTTGGGTTGCGGTCGTCGAGGCCGATGGTGGCGCTTACCGGCACCAGATCAATACCGCGGGAACGGAGCAGCGGAATCCATTCCTCAAGCCGTTCAAAGGTTACCGGATAGGCCTGAGCATAGCCGATGGCATGGCCATTGAGCTTGGCCAGAGATTCCAGCCCCATAAGCTGTTCATCAATATCGGCGACGGTCGGGATAGCATCGATCAGCCGGTCACTGCGGTTATAGGGCAGATTGGCCCGATTGCTGAGATCGGCAGAGACCGAGTTGACGGTCGAGTTGTTATCGATAAACAGCAGGCCGCGCCGCGCCAGTTCGCGCAGGATCGGGTCCAGTGCTTGCGGTGATGCCAGCAGGGCCGAGCCGAGGAAGCCGGTGACACCGACATAACCCTCGGCAGCGCCCAGTGAACGATAGAGGGCGGTGATGTTGTCTGCAGGATCAGAATCGACAAGCAGGACATTCGGGCCGGGATCATCGAACGGATAATTGATCGGCTGCATCGGCAGGGCCAGCAGGGATTCATGCCCGACCTCTCGCGCTGCGGCAATCAGGTCGTCCAGTGCCGGAGCATAGGGATGGAAGGCGAGGCTGACATCCGGTGGCAGTTGCTCGATTGCCTGCCGGGTCTTGTCCGGGTTCAGGCCCAGTTCGGTCATGACGATCGAGATACGCGGCAGATCGACAATCGGCACCCGGCGGGCATAGGCCATGGAAGCGCGCATGCCATTGGCAGCAATGACCGGCAGCGGGCCATATTCGGTGCTTTCCTGCAGGTCAGCGCGTGGTTCTGCCGGTGGTGTACCCTCTGCCCGGTCAACAACCTGCGGCATGTCCGACTCTGGCTCCGGTGGCGGCGTGACAGCCACTGGCTCCGGCTCAGGTTCTGGCGCAACGGCGATAACCGGTTCAGGTTCCGGTGGCGTGTCGATGCTGATCTGTGGTTCAGGTTCCGGCTGTTGATCGACAATCATGCTTGCCGCCATACCACCGATTTCGCTGACGTTCTTAATATCGGGTGAGGGGGGCGGGCCCGGTGGCTCAACCGCGAGTGCCAGATAGCCGACCCCGGCACCCAGCAGGAGCAGGAAGGCGGTACCGGCCAGCAATGGGCCTTTTAGGCCACCCGAACCACCAGCACTGGCTTGTTCATTGGTCATCGAGGCGGCCATGGAGGCGTAGGAGCGTCGCCGGGGCGGCTCGTCATCGTCCCATGTGGTACGGCTGTCCTGATCCTGCGGGAAGGAATCGTCATGGCCGTCATCGGCCAGCGTTTCGACCGTCGCACCATCAGCTTCCTGAAGGCTATCAGACATGGCAGCATCGTTATCGAGACTGTTACCGGTCTCGATCGTGTCGTCGCTATTGGTGTTGGCATCATCCTCAATGCCTGCACCTGCCATCGACTCTTTCAGGGAGTTGGGCAAATTGCCGTCCAGGGTTCGATCCCCCGCCTTATTCAGTTGTGCGTTTCTCAGCACATGATTATCAGGCCGACATGTCGACCAGTCAAATCACCAGCGGTCACATGCCTATTAATTCACCACTGTAGAGCGAAATAGCGACACTCCGCGCAACAGGTCAACTGCACGGGCCAATTGATAGTCGAACGGTTGCTCATCGGTCGCATTCCCGGCCACAGGCTGGTCATTTACCTCAACCTCGACATTTACATCGACGTCCTCATGATCCGGGTTGTTAAGAGCGCCACGGAGGTCAGCCTCGCGACGGCGCTCAAGCACGGCAATTTCCTCAAGACGGGCCGGTTTAACCTCGATATCGGGCTCGATGCCTTCAGCCTGAATGGAAACACCGGACGGGGTGTAATAACGGGCTGTGGTCAGACGGATCGCGACGTTGCCGGACAATGGCATGATGGTCTGAACCGATCCCTTACCGAAAGATTTGGTGCCGATGATCAGCGCGCGGCGGTGATCCTTCAGGGCGCCAGCCACGATTTCGGATGCGGATGCGGAACCGCCATTGATCAGAACCACGATCGGCAGACCTTCTAGATCATCACCGGTGCTCGCATTGTAGCGCTGGCTGTCCTCTTCGCGGCGGCCACGGGTCGAGACAATCTCGCCCTTGTCGAGGAAGATATCTGAGACCGAAATCGCCTGATCGAGCAGGCCACCGGGATTATTGCGCAGATCAAGCACAACACCGGTCAGCTTGTCGCCCAACTCGTCCTTGAAGCTGGCAATAGCATCCTCGACGCCATCAGAGGTTTGTTCGCTGAAGGTGCTGACGCGGATAATGCCGATATCGCCCTGAATTTCGGAGCGCACAGAACGGATGCGGATGACATCGCGCTTGATTGGAATTTCGAGTGCTTCGGTTTCACCTTCGCGGCGCACGGTGAGAACGATGGTGGTGCCGATCCGGCCACGCATTTTCTCAACCGCTTCCGACAGGGTCAGGCCGAGGACCGGCTCATCATCCAGATGGGTGATGTAGTCGCCAGGCTGGATACCGGCATTGGCCGCCGGGGTGTCATCGATCGGGGAGACCACCTTGACGAAGCCGTTCTCCATGGTGACCTCAATGCCGAGACCGCCAAATTCGCCGCGGG is part of the Micavibrio sp. TMED2 genome and harbors:
- a CDS encoding beta-ketoacyl-ACP reductase; the encoded protein is MSRVAVVTGGTRGIGADIAIKLKADGYKVAANYAGNDEKAAKFKADTGIDVFKFDVADFDSVAKGIDEVASSLGPVEVLVNNAGITRDGMLHKMDIDAWQAVIDTNLTSCFNLCRAVVPAMREAGFGRIVNISSINGQKGQMGQTNYSAAKAGMIGFTKALAQEGAFKGITANVICPGYIATEMTGAMKQEVLDSIIKQIPVGRMGKPEEIADMVAYLVRDDSAFITGATFSVNGGQYMV
- a CDS encoding EamA family transporter encodes the protein MSVSPDAPLPDAPATDVHVKATLIGATAVLLWSTLALFTVLSGRIPPFQLLAMSFAVASLIGLIWSIRKRGSLRAACATFRQPLSVWALGVGGLFGYHFAYFLALRLAPPVEANLLNYLWPLLIVLFSALLPGHRLRWFHLVGALLGLAGTALIITGVETASSDDASSFAGLGVALAAALIWSSYSVLNRRLPDVPTETVTGFCLATSLLAIPAHLVFEQSVMPTAIEWLAALALGLGPVGGAFFVWDYGTKRGDIRVLGALAYLAPLLSTLSLVVIGVRGFDWLLGLACLLIIGGAVMASAEMWRKPRKMTEMLN
- a CDS encoding RNA pyrophosphohydrolase — its product is MTDRQIERIPSEYRPCVGIVLINDHGMIFIGERTDVPGAWQMPQGGVDAGEDVEEAALRELQEEIGTDKADIIQVTPSEFYYDFPNEMRNHPRRGKWRGQRQRWVLARFTGTEDDVDLTADKHQEFGRWRWATADEVVNAIIPFKRAVYQAVLAELLDRPDLLEPRLE
- a CDS encoding peptidase S41, whose amino-acid sequence is MRSSFIAATLSLALAISPIAFKAQAESSGQSSAETYQQLTLFGDVLERVRAEYVTELTDKELIEAAINGMLTSLDPHSGYLNEANFRDMRVKTRGEFGGLGIEVTMENGFVKVVSPIDDTPAANAGIQPGDYITHLDDEPVLGLTLSEAVEKMRGRIGTTIVLTVRREGETEALEIPIKRDVIRIRSVRSEIQGDIGIIRVSTFSEQTSDGVEDAIASFKDELGDKLTGVVLDLRNNPGGLLDQAISVSDIFLDKGEIVSTRGRREEDSQRYNASTGDDLEGLPIVVLINGGSASASEIVAGALKDHRRALIIGTKSFGKGSVQTIMPLSGNVAIRLTTARYYTPSGVSIQAEGIEPDIEVKPARLEEIAVLERRREADLRGALNNPDHEDVDVNVEVEVNDQPVAGNATDEQPFDYQLARAVDLLRGVSLFRSTVVN